A part of Spiribacter vilamensis genomic DNA contains:
- a CDS encoding FecCD family ABC transporter permease — MTRLLTVLSILLVGLVIGSLVVGPAPIGPLTSLEALLTGGETPLALVMREIRLPRVLLAIMVGASLGLSGAAMQGYLRNPLAEPGLLGISGSAALGAVLAIQTGLAAGFPLALPLAALVGALIGVLLITLLAGRQGGTLSLILAGIAISALASAMVSLVLNLSPNPFATSEIVFWMMGSLADRSMEHVLLALPFVLLGAVLLLTLGRPLDAITLGEDAAEAMGMRVRRVRWRLIIGSALVVGASTAVAGTIGFVGLVVPHLIRPWVGAMPGRLLLSSALGGAAMVLLADIGVRVILPESDLKLGVVTALIGAPLFLHLIYQTRRELA; from the coding sequence ATGACCCGCTTGCTGACGGTGTTGTCGATCCTGCTGGTGGGACTGGTCATCGGCTCGCTGGTGGTGGGGCCGGCGCCCATCGGGCCACTCACCAGTCTCGAGGCCCTGTTGACCGGCGGTGAGACACCGCTGGCGCTGGTTATGCGCGAAATCCGGCTGCCCCGGGTGTTGCTCGCGATCATGGTCGGCGCCAGCCTCGGGCTTTCGGGGGCGGCGATGCAGGGCTATCTGCGCAACCCACTCGCTGAGCCGGGACTGCTGGGGATTTCGGGCAGTGCGGCCCTGGGGGCGGTGCTGGCCATTCAGACCGGGCTGGCGGCGGGGTTTCCGCTGGCGCTACCGCTGGCGGCACTCGTCGGGGCATTGATCGGGGTGTTGCTGATTACCCTGCTGGCAGGCCGACAGGGCGGGACGCTGAGCCTGATCCTCGCCGGGATCGCCATTTCGGCCCTCGCCAGCGCGATGGTGTCGCTGGTGCTCAACCTCTCCCCCAATCCCTTCGCCACCAGCGAAATCGTCTTCTGGATGATGGGCTCGCTCGCCGATCGGTCCATGGAGCATGTCCTGCTGGCGCTGCCCTTTGTGCTGCTGGGGGCGGTGCTGTTGCTCACCCTCGGTCGGCCGCTGGATGCCATCACCCTGGGCGAGGACGCCGCCGAGGCGATGGGCATGCGGGTGCGCCGGGTACGCTGGCGACTGATCATCGGCTCGGCGCTGGTGGTGGGGGCGAGTACTGCGGTGGCTGGCACCATCGGCTTCGTGGGGCTGGTCGTCCCGCATCTGATCCGGCCCTGGGTGGGGGCAATGCCCGGACGGCTGCTGCTGAGCAGTGCGCTTGGCGGTGCCGCCATGGTGTTGCTGGCCGATATCGGGGTGCGAGTGATTCTGCCCGAATCCGATCTCAAGCTCGGTGTCGTAACGGCACTGATCGGCGCGCCGCTGTTCCTGCACCTGATCTACCAGACACGGCGGGAGTTGGCATGA
- a CDS encoding ABC transporter ATP-binding protein, with amino-acid sequence MTRVTFRDFSVALAGTPVIGDINLSIEPGELVGLIGPNGAGKTTLMRAALGLIPASGHCSLAGLDDRTRARTVAWMPQDRSVAWPISVEALVMLGRMPHRAPGQRPGRSDLEQVAKAIREVGLAGFEHRAVTRLSAGERTRALIARSLAQQTPMIMADEPIAGLDPAHQITTMETFAGIAASGRSVLVSLHDLGLAARHCTRLILVGERRIVADGAPAAVLTADNLARIFHIEAFLQATDHGPVFQSLRVLGP; translated from the coding sequence ATGACGCGGGTGACGTTCCGGGACTTCTCGGTGGCACTGGCCGGCACGCCGGTCATCGGCGACATCAATCTGTCCATCGAGCCCGGCGAGCTGGTGGGCCTGATCGGCCCCAATGGCGCGGGCAAGACGACGCTGATGCGGGCCGCCCTGGGGCTGATCCCCGCGTCGGGACACTGCTCGCTGGCCGGTCTTGATGATCGCACCCGTGCCCGCACCGTGGCGTGGATGCCGCAGGATCGCAGTGTCGCCTGGCCGATCAGCGTCGAGGCGCTGGTGATGCTGGGGCGGATGCCGCACCGGGCGCCGGGTCAGCGGCCCGGCAGGTCGGACCTGGAACAGGTGGCCAAGGCGATCCGCGAGGTCGGGCTCGCGGGGTTCGAGCACCGCGCGGTGACACGGCTGTCGGCGGGTGAGCGTACCCGCGCCCTGATCGCCCGGTCCCTGGCCCAGCAGACGCCGATGATCATGGCCGACGAGCCCATCGCCGGGCTCGATCCGGCGCACCAGATCACGACGATGGAGACGTTCGCGGGTATCGCCGCCAGTGGCCGCTCCGTGCTGGTCTCGCTCCACGACCTGGGGCTGGCGGCTCGCCACTGCACGCGTTTAATCCTGGTCGGTGAACGGCGCATCGTTGCCGACGGCGCGCCCGCCGCCGTGCTCACCGCCGACAACCTGGCCCGGATCTTTCACATCGAGGCCTTCCTGCAAGCCACCGATCACGGGCCGGTGTTTCAGTCGCTGCGGGTCCTCGGCCCGTAG
- a CDS encoding glutathione S-transferase N-terminal domain-containing protein, with product MEKPTHLALYEHDLCGFCQSVRRSTRDLDLEVESRNILREPDRRQELIDGGGKGMVPCLRLEYPDGRVEWLYESADIVDYLKRLDAED from the coding sequence ATGGAAAAACCGACACATCTCGCCCTCTACGAGCACGACCTCTGCGGCTTCTGCCAGTCGGTCCGCCGTTCCACGCGGGACCTGGATCTGGAGGTCGAGTCGCGCAACATCCTGCGTGAGCCCGACCGTCGCCAGGAGCTCATCGATGGCGGTGGCAAGGGCATGGTCCCGTGTCTGCGGCTCGAATATCCGGATGGACGAGTCGAGTGGCTCTATGAGTCCGCCGATATCGTCGACTATCTCAAGCGCCTCGACGCCGAGGACTAG
- a CDS encoding exodeoxyribonuclease III yields MTLSIMTANLNGIRAAQRKGFFEWLEERRPDVLCIQETKAQRAQLEGGPYFPAGYHAAFADAERKGYSGVAVYSLREPDSYHEGLGLPEIDREGRWLEARFGNLSVVSFYMPSGSSGEHRQGIKDAFMEPLLERLGAMAADGREYVIGGDWNIAHTWRDLRNWRSNRKNSGFLPHEREWMDRLLGEAGFVDAFRQVNDADDEYTWWSFRGQAWANNTGWRIDYQITTPGIGARVRDSHIHRADRFSDHAPLTIEYDWPD; encoded by the coding sequence ATGACATTGAGCATCATGACCGCCAACCTCAATGGTATCCGTGCCGCGCAGCGAAAGGGCTTTTTCGAATGGCTCGAGGAGCGTCGGCCGGATGTCCTGTGCATCCAGGAGACCAAGGCCCAGCGCGCCCAGCTCGAGGGTGGGCCGTATTTCCCGGCTGGCTATCACGCCGCTTTCGCCGATGCCGAGCGCAAGGGCTACAGCGGTGTCGCGGTCTACAGCCTGCGCGAGCCGGATAGTTACCACGAGGGACTGGGTCTGCCCGAGATCGATCGCGAAGGCCGCTGGCTGGAGGCGCGGTTCGGTAATCTCAGCGTGGTGTCGTTCTACATGCCCTCGGGCAGTTCCGGCGAGCACCGCCAGGGTATCAAGGACGCGTTCATGGAGCCGTTACTCGAGCGCCTCGGGGCGATGGCGGCGGATGGCCGCGAATACGTGATCGGTGGCGACTGGAACATCGCCCACACCTGGCGCGACCTTCGCAACTGGCGATCCAACCGGAAGAATTCGGGTTTCCTGCCGCATGAGCGGGAATGGATGGACCGCCTGCTCGGTGAGGCCGGCTTTGTCGATGCCTTCCGCCAGGTCAATGACGCCGACGATGAGTACACCTGGTGGTCATTCCGTGGCCAGGCCTGGGCGAACAACACCGGATGGCGGATCGATTACCAGATCACCACGCCGGGAATCGGCGCCCGCGTGCGTGACTCCCATATCCACCGCGCCGACCGGTTTTCCGACCACGCGCCGTTGACTATCGAGTACGACTGGCCGGACTAG
- a CDS encoding AmpG family muropeptide MFS transporter, translated as MEQTTKAARWREAVRVYRRPSVLAMLFLGFSAGLPFMLVFATLSAWLREMDVSRSAIGFFSWVGITYSIKFIWSPVIDRVPLPGLTRYLGRRRAWILLGQVGIATGLAGMAFADPATGLLPVALLALLVAFSSATQDVAIDAFRIECDIDRFQGALAAAYQLGYRVAILASYTGALYLADLVSWRVAYLTMAALMGIGMITVLWRPEPVSESDRRRRGDDEHARAFVARHPEMPGWLRESIAWLLSAVVAPVREFFSRFGRFALVMLALVASFRITDIAMASMANPLYIDLGYSKAVIANVSGAWGLGMTITGALLGGLLTARFGILRPLLGGAFLAAITNLLFAWMAGQGGATFALVLTISADNLSGGIAGSVFIAWLSSLTNTSYTATQYALFSSLMTLPGKFLSGFGGIVVDAINYPTFFVISALMGLPAVGLIIVIMKRESARGTVDAVTPSDGK; from the coding sequence ATGGAGCAAACAACCAAAGCCGCACGGTGGCGCGAGGCCGTCAGGGTCTATCGCCGGCCGAGCGTCCTCGCGATGCTGTTTCTCGGTTTCTCGGCGGGGCTGCCGTTCATGCTCGTGTTCGCCACGCTCAGTGCCTGGTTGCGGGAGATGGATGTCAGTCGCAGCGCCATCGGCTTTTTCAGCTGGGTGGGCATCACCTACTCGATCAAGTTTATCTGGTCACCAGTCATCGACCGCGTCCCCCTGCCCGGGCTGACCCGATACCTCGGGCGTCGACGGGCCTGGATCCTGCTGGGACAGGTGGGTATTGCCACGGGACTGGCGGGGATGGCCTTCGCCGATCCGGCAACGGGACTCCTGCCGGTAGCACTACTCGCCCTGCTGGTGGCGTTTTCCTCGGCGACACAGGATGTCGCCATCGACGCCTTTCGTATCGAGTGCGATATCGACCGCTTCCAGGGCGCGCTCGCCGCCGCCTATCAGCTCGGTTACCGCGTCGCCATCCTCGCCTCCTACACCGGCGCGCTCTACCTGGCCGATCTGGTCAGCTGGCGGGTGGCGTATCTGACGATGGCGGCGTTGATGGGCATTGGCATGATCACCGTCCTCTGGCGCCCGGAACCCGTTAGCGAGAGCGATCGACGCCGGCGCGGCGATGATGAGCACGCCCGGGCATTCGTTGCCCGGCATCCGGAGATGCCGGGATGGCTGCGGGAGTCCATTGCCTGGCTGCTGAGCGCCGTGGTGGCCCCGGTACGCGAGTTCTTCAGTCGCTTCGGGCGCTTCGCCCTGGTGATGCTGGCGCTGGTGGCGAGCTTTCGGATTACCGATATCGCCATGGCAAGCATGGCCAACCCGCTCTATATCGACCTCGGCTACAGCAAGGCGGTCATCGCCAACGTCAGCGGCGCCTGGGGACTGGGGATGACCATTACGGGGGCGCTGCTGGGCGGGTTGCTGACGGCGCGATTCGGCATCCTGCGGCCGCTGCTGGGGGGCGCTTTCCTCGCGGCGATCACCAATCTTCTGTTCGCCTGGATGGCCGGCCAGGGCGGTGCGACCTTTGCGCTGGTGCTTACCATCAGCGCCGATAACCTCTCCGGCGGCATCGCCGGGTCGGTGTTCATCGCCTGGCTGTCGAGCCTGACCAACACGAGCTACACCGCCACGCAGTACGCGCTGTTCAGTTCCCTGATGACGCTGCCCGGCAAGTTCCTGAGCGGGTTTGGCGGGATTGTGGTGGATGCCATCAACTACCCGACCTTCTTTGTCATCTCCGCGCTCATGGGCCTGCCGGCGGTGGGACTGATCATTGTCATCATGAAGCGCGAATCGGCACGCGGCACGGTAGACGCTGTCACACCGAGCGATGGAAAATAG
- the trxB gene encoding thioredoxin-disulfide reductase translates to MSEARHCRLLILGSGPAGYTAAVYAARANLEPVLVTGMEMGGQLTTTTDVDNWPGDVSGLQGPDLMERMRQHAERFGTDIVFDHIHTAELGERPVRLIGDSGEYTADALVISTGASAMYLGLESESRFMGKGVSACATCDGFFYRNQDVAVIGGGNTALEEAIYLSNIARHVTIVHRRDRFRGEKILQDKVQKRVESGNISIRWNSTLNEVLGDETGVTGARLKSTVDGQTEDVALTGVFIAIGHRPNTELFQGQLDMSGGYIRVQSGLDGNATATSLPGVFASGDVMDHVYRQAITSAGSGCMAALDAERYLDTLEPIQ, encoded by the coding sequence ATGTCCGAAGCGCGCCATTGCCGCTTGCTGATCCTCGGCTCGGGGCCGGCCGGCTATACCGCCGCTGTCTACGCCGCCCGTGCCAATCTCGAACCGGTCCTTGTCACCGGCATGGAAATGGGGGGTCAGCTGACCACCACCACCGATGTCGACAACTGGCCCGGCGATGTCTCCGGCCTGCAGGGTCCGGACCTCATGGAGCGGATGCGCCAGCATGCCGAGCGCTTCGGCACGGACATCGTCTTTGACCATATTCATACCGCCGAACTCGGCGAGCGTCCGGTCCGGCTGATCGGCGACAGCGGCGAATACACCGCCGATGCGCTGGTCATCTCGACCGGCGCGTCGGCGATGTACCTGGGTCTGGAGTCCGAGAGCCGGTTCATGGGCAAGGGGGTCTCCGCCTGCGCCACCTGTGACGGTTTCTTCTATCGCAATCAGGATGTCGCCGTCATCGGCGGCGGCAACACCGCGCTGGAGGAAGCGATCTATCTCTCGAACATCGCCCGCCATGTCACCATCGTCCATCGCCGTGACCGGTTCCGCGGCGAGAAGATCCTGCAGGACAAGGTTCAGAAGCGCGTCGAGTCGGGGAATATCAGCATTCGCTGGAACAGTACCCTCAACGAGGTGCTGGGGGATGAGACCGGCGTCACCGGGGCCAGGCTCAAGAGCACGGTGGACGGTCAGACCGAGGATGTCGCGCTCACCGGCGTTTTCATCGCCATCGGCCACCGGCCCAATACCGAGCTGTTCCAGGGGCAGCTGGACATGAGCGGTGGATATATCCGCGTACAGAGCGGTCTAGACGGGAACGCGACGGCGACCAGCCTACCGGGGGTGTTTGCCTCGGGCGACGTCATGGACCATGTCTACCGTCAGGCGATCACCTCCGCGGGAAGCGGCTGCATGGCCGCGCTGGACGCGGAGCGCTATCTCGACACTCTCGAACCGATTCAGTGA
- the ppc gene encoding phosphoenolpyruvate carboxylase codes for MSENRSDAPLREDIRQLGGLLGSTIHEQSGDRVYETVEEIRGLAKSARAGDEAAARALEKRLAELPDELIVPVVRAFSQFLNLANIAEQHHRIRRSRAWVRDTQTGPLRGSLEEFFKRMEASGYNDSLHETVTGLDIELVLTAHPTEVMRRSLLQKYNHIAELLGHGDRLDPTPEEIEEVHQALKREITAAWQTDEIRRRRPAPQDEARWGMAVIEQTLWDVVPHFLRRLDRMLQRQTGKPLALEAAPIHFGSWMGGDRDGNPRVTATVTREVCLLNRWKAVELYEREVNALVEDLSLQCASDELRAWVGDAWEPYRTALKAVRDRLLATRHWLEAQLAGRRPADGLIYWRTDELREPLMICYRSLHEQGAGIIAEGRLKDLLRRLAVFGLTLMRVDIRQESSRHTDAMNALTEALGIGSYAVWDEQERQRFLIRELGSRRPLIPRGFEADEEVTEVLDTCRVIAEMGSASLGAYVISMASKPSDILAVKLLQKEAGVSSPLRVVPLFETLTDLQGAQTCLDQLIAIDWYREHIDGVQEVMIGYSDSGKDASHLTAAWALYQTQEQLVESARRHGIKLKLFHGRGGSIGRGGGPTHAAILSQPPGSVDGRLRVTEQGEVIQAKFGLPGIAERNLELYITAVAEATLVPPNPPESGWREIMDRLAERSCEVYRGMVRETPEFIEYFRHATPEHEISHLAIGSRPARRKPTQGVESLRAIPWIFAWTQTRLLLPAWLGAGSALAESLDAGHRETLHHMYEAWPFFRAFIDMLEMVLAKSDPAVSAWYDARLVPETLHGLGEGLRERHAETRYTVLEVSQHDNPLDDAPVVQRSVGLRNPYVDPLNLLQVELLDRVRHGHQEDLREALMICINGIAAGMRNTG; via the coding sequence ATGAGTGAAAACCGCAGCGACGCGCCATTGCGCGAGGATATCCGCCAGCTGGGCGGGCTGCTGGGCAGCACGATCCACGAGCAGTCGGGCGATCGCGTCTACGAAACCGTGGAGGAGATCCGCGGGCTCGCAAAGAGCGCGCGGGCCGGTGACGAGGCGGCCGCCCGGGCGCTGGAAAAGCGGCTCGCCGAACTGCCCGACGAGCTCATCGTGCCGGTGGTGCGGGCGTTTTCGCAGTTCCTCAACCTGGCGAATATCGCCGAGCAGCATCATCGCATCCGCCGCAGCCGGGCCTGGGTGCGGGATACCCAGACCGGTCCCCTGCGCGGCTCGCTGGAGGAATTCTTCAAGCGCATGGAGGCCTCCGGCTATAACGACTCCCTGCACGAGACGGTGACGGGTCTCGACATCGAGCTGGTCCTGACCGCACATCCCACCGAGGTGATGCGCCGCTCGCTGCTGCAGAAGTACAACCACATCGCCGAGTTGCTGGGGCATGGGGATCGGCTCGATCCCACGCCGGAGGAGATCGAGGAGGTCCACCAGGCCCTCAAGCGTGAAATCACCGCCGCCTGGCAGACCGACGAGATCCGCCGCCGGCGGCCGGCGCCGCAGGACGAGGCGCGCTGGGGGATGGCGGTGATCGAGCAGACCCTCTGGGATGTGGTGCCGCATTTCCTGCGCCGCCTCGACCGCATGCTCCAGCGCCAGACCGGCAAGCCGCTGGCGCTGGAAGCCGCGCCGATTCATTTCGGCTCCTGGATGGGGGGCGATCGTGACGGCAACCCCCGCGTCACCGCCACCGTTACCCGCGAGGTCTGCCTGCTCAATCGCTGGAAGGCGGTCGAGCTCTACGAGCGCGAGGTCAATGCACTGGTCGAGGACCTGTCGCTGCAGTGCGCGAGCGATGAGCTGCGCGCCTGGGTGGGAGATGCCTGGGAGCCCTACCGGACCGCGCTCAAGGCGGTACGCGACCGATTGCTGGCGACCCGCCACTGGCTCGAGGCGCAGCTCGCCGGTCGGCGGCCGGCGGACGGGCTGATCTACTGGCGTACCGACGAGCTCCGCGAACCGCTGATGATCTGCTACCGGTCGCTGCACGAGCAGGGCGCCGGCATTATCGCCGAGGGACGGCTCAAGGACCTGCTGCGCCGGCTCGCGGTCTTCGGGCTGACGCTGATGCGGGTCGATATCCGCCAGGAATCCAGCCGTCACACCGATGCCATGAATGCGCTTACCGAGGCGCTGGGGATTGGCAGCTATGCCGTCTGGGACGAGCAGGAGCGCCAGCGCTTTCTGATCCGCGAGCTCGGCAGCCGCCGCCCCCTGATCCCGCGTGGCTTCGAGGCCGATGAAGAGGTCACGGAGGTGCTCGACACCTGCCGTGTCATCGCCGAGATGGGCTCGGCCTCACTGGGTGCCTATGTCATCTCCATGGCGTCGAAGCCCTCGGACATCCTTGCCGTCAAGCTGCTCCAGAAAGAGGCGGGCGTCAGCTCGCCGCTGCGCGTGGTGCCGCTGTTCGAGACGCTGACCGATCTCCAGGGGGCGCAGACCTGTCTCGATCAGCTGATTGCCATTGACTGGTATCGCGAGCATATCGACGGGGTGCAGGAGGTGATGATCGGCTATTCCGACTCCGGCAAGGATGCGAGCCATCTCACCGCCGCCTGGGCGCTCTACCAGACCCAGGAACAGCTCGTCGAAAGCGCTCGTCGCCACGGCATCAAGCTCAAGCTCTTCCACGGGCGGGGCGGCTCCATTGGCCGTGGCGGTGGCCCGACCCACGCGGCGATCCTCTCGCAGCCCCCGGGATCGGTGGACGGCCGTTTGCGGGTCACGGAGCAGGGCGAGGTGATCCAGGCCAAGTTCGGCCTGCCCGGCATTGCCGAGCGCAACCTCGAGCTCTACATCACGGCGGTTGCCGAGGCGACGCTTGTGCCGCCGAACCCGCCCGAGAGCGGCTGGCGCGAGATCATGGATCGGCTCGCGGAGCGCTCCTGCGAGGTCTACCGCGGCATGGTGCGCGAGACTCCGGAGTTCATCGAGTACTTCCGCCACGCCACGCCGGAGCACGAGATCAGCCACCTGGCCATCGGCAGTCGCCCGGCGCGGCGCAAGCCGACCCAGGGCGTCGAGAGCCTGCGTGCCATTCCCTGGATCTTTGCCTGGACGCAGACCCGGCTGCTGCTGCCGGCGTGGCTGGGGGCGGGCAGTGCACTGGCGGAAAGCCTGGACGCCGGTCACCGCGAGACCCTGCATCATATGTACGAGGCGTGGCCGTTCTTCCGGGCGTTCATCGACATGCTGGAGATGGTGCTCGCGAAGAGCGATCCGGCGGTCAGTGCCTGGTACGACGCCCGACTCGTGCCGGAGACCCTGCACGGGCTGGGCGAGGGGCTGCGCGAGCGGCATGCCGAGACGCGCTACACCGTGCTCGAGGTCAGTCAGCACGACAATCCGCTGGATGATGCCCCGGTAGTGCAGCGCTCGGTGGGCCTGCGCAACCCCTATGTCGATCCGCTCAACCTGCTGCAGGTGGAGCTGCTCGATCGGGTACGGCACGGGCATCAGGAGGATCTGCGCGAGGCGTTGATGATTTGCATTAACGGCATTGCCGCCGGCATGCGTAACACGGGCTAG
- a CDS encoding ATP--cob(I)alamin adenosyltransferase: protein MQRSTNLDEVCYPFIHEISPLCDFEVITDELCGNIGAVASTLPAEMSDLRADLDTLQPLAFHLNGSIRGRLAVDEADLDWAKSRLARYRNEAAGRADGFVLPRGDVPVPFLNLARSGAKKAIRQMVRIEEAGIEVPEVLPRFCNILCNLFFAMILVINQRRGTTEVPFVSKSYGPRTRSD, encoded by the coding sequence ATGCAAAGAAGCACCAATCTGGACGAGGTCTGCTACCCGTTCATCCACGAGATATCCCCGCTCTGCGACTTCGAGGTCATTACCGACGAGCTGTGCGGGAACATCGGCGCCGTCGCCTCCACCCTGCCGGCAGAGATGAGCGATCTGCGTGCCGATCTCGACACCCTCCAGCCGCTGGCCTTTCACCTCAACGGATCGATCCGCGGCCGGCTCGCCGTCGACGAGGCGGATCTCGACTGGGCGAAATCCCGGCTTGCCCGCTACCGGAACGAGGCCGCCGGCCGGGCCGACGGGTTCGTGCTGCCGCGCGGCGATGTGCCTGTCCCGTTCCTCAACCTCGCGCGCTCCGGGGCCAAGAAGGCGATCCGGCAGATGGTGCGCATCGAGGAGGCCGGCATCGAGGTGCCGGAGGTGCTGCCGCGGTTCTGCAACATCCTCTGCAACCTGTTCTTTGCGATGATCCTGGTAATCAACCAGCGCCGCGGGACAACGGAAGTCCCGTTCGTCTCGAAGAGCTACGGGCCGAGGACCCGCAGCGACTGA
- a CDS encoding ABC transporter substrate-binding protein: MLIPTAIAMSMPALAADDAPQRVVSMNLCTDQLAMLVAGPDQLVSVLALAQDPANSAMADEAQRYPANHGRAEEIHLLQPDQVIAGRFSAGATVAMLRRLEIPVAVFEPATSLDDVRDNLRRMGEVLGRPDRADALIRAFDQRLTALRAAGRERPATDVALYFPNGYTRGDGTLIGAIVEAAGFDNIASDLGVERGGHLPLEQLVLASPERIITGSRGPGYSRAEAVMRHPVLDEIAPAGVQRGLGNADWVCGIPQVLDAIERMAEL, from the coding sequence ATGCTGATCCCGACTGCCATTGCGATGTCGATGCCGGCCCTGGCGGCTGACGACGCACCTCAACGTGTCGTCTCCATGAACCTGTGCACCGACCAGCTCGCCATGCTGGTGGCCGGGCCGGATCAGCTGGTCTCGGTATTGGCGCTGGCGCAGGATCCGGCGAACTCCGCCATGGCCGACGAGGCGCAGCGGTATCCCGCCAACCATGGCCGGGCCGAGGAGATCCATCTCCTGCAGCCCGATCAGGTCATCGCCGGTCGCTTCAGTGCCGGGGCGACGGTGGCCATGCTGCGGCGGCTCGAGATCCCCGTGGCCGTATTCGAGCCGGCCACCTCGCTGGATGATGTCCGCGACAACCTGCGGCGGATGGGCGAAGTGCTGGGCCGGCCGGATCGGGCGGATGCCCTGATTCGGGCCTTCGACCAACGGCTGACCGCCCTCCGGGCCGCCGGTCGCGAAAGGCCGGCGACCGATGTTGCGCTCTACTTTCCCAATGGCTACACCCGCGGTGATGGCACGTTGATCGGCGCGATCGTCGAGGCGGCCGGCTTCGACAACATCGCCAGCGACCTGGGTGTTGAACGGGGCGGGCATCTGCCGCTGGAGCAACTGGTCCTGGCCTCGCCGGAGCGGATCATTACCGGATCCCGCGGGCCGGGTTATTCCCGGGCCGAGGCGGTGATGCGGCATCCGGTCCTCGACGAGATCGCCCCGGCCGGCGTGCAGCGCGGGCTGGGTAATGCCGACTGGGTCTGCGGGATTCCGCAGGTGCTCGATGCCATCGAGCGCATGGCAGAGCTATGA